The Vibrio cyclitrophicus sequence TCGGTGTCTTACATTACTCGTGAACAGCGTCCAATCGTGTTTGTAGAGCGAATCAAGAACAAAACAAGTGAGCACATCGATACTGAGTCAATCACTGACACTATCAGTACGAAGATGTTGAACTCTGGTAAGTTCCGTTTTGTTGATATGGACCGTGTAGAGTCTGTTCGTGACCAACTGAACTTCCAAAACAACGATGAGCTTGTAAACCAAAGTTCAGCGATTCAATTCGGTAAAATGGTTGGTGCTCAGTACATGCTGTACGGCAACCTATCAAGCATCGTTAAGAAAGCGGGTAGCGATGAAGACGTATACTACAAAATGACGATGCGTTTAATGGATCTTGAGTCTGGCTTAATTGAATGGGCTGACGAGACTGAAATCCGTAAGCAACAATCTAAGAGCCTACTGGGTCTTTAATTTCGCTTACTTGCCAACTATGCGCAGTCAGCTTTGACAGCGCTTACTCTTGAAAGTACTTGATCTTGACGGTGCGTAATCTTGAGAGTGCATAGTTTGGTCACACGCCAATGCAGTACATGATGTACTGTTAATGAAGAGACACTGGCTTTTGGTCAGTGTCTTTTTTGTAGGGAATGAAAACGTTTATAGGGAATGAGCAATGGCAATTTTTTCTTGGTCTGAGGCTAAGCTTCTTGATAATAGTTTGAGTTCGCTGGATGGTTGTTTTTCTGAGCCTCCAGTTAGAGCGCAGACATTAACTGGCGGTTTGACCAATCGATGTTGGAAGTTAGTTGATGCCGAGGGCACTGCCTATGTGTGGCGTCCAATCACACCGATCACTAAGGCCTTCTTTATTTCTCGTCATGAAGAGTATCAAGTGCTCTCGACAATTGAACGTCTTGGTATTGGACCAAGCCCTAAGGTGGTAAATGAGCAGGGTTTATTGGTTGAGTGGATTGCGGGAGAGACACTTTACGAAGATCTAGAACTCGATGAACTGTTGAAAACGCTGCTCTCTGTGCATCTGGTCAATACTGCGCGATTGCCACTGCAACCATTCAGTTTCACGGCGCGAGTTGACCATTATTGGCTGCAGCTTGATGCGGTTCATAAGACCGAAGCCTGCACTAAGATTTATCAAGAGTGGCGTGTGGCTCCGAGTATTACTAATGTTGACCTGTCTTTATGCCATTTTGACTTGGGTGGTTATAACTTAGTGAGAAACAGTGATGGCATTAAGATTATTGATTGGGAATATGCAGCATTAGCAGACCCTAGACTTGATCTTACGCTGACCATTGCTGTTGCCGGCGTGCCAGTCAAAGAAGCGGTTAACAAGTACTGTCAGCTGCGAGGCATCCATGATGTCCAACCTTGGCTTGATGGGGTAGAAGCATGGTTACCAAGAAGCCAAATGATGGCGATGCTGTGGTATTTACTTGCGCATCAGCTCTGGGGCGATGAAAGTTATCTGCGTGAAGCAGAGGCTCTGAGTGACACTTTATGTAGCTAGGATCACGTTTAGGAAGTGAAAAATATAATTTCGTTCGTGTTCCCTTTAAAACCTTATTTTTCATGTTAGATTAATTAAAACGTACCAATATTCAACAAGGAGGTACTAATGATTATTTATCTACATGGCTTCGACTCAACTAGCCCGGGCAATCACGAAAAAATACTGCAGTTGCAATTCATTGATGATGACGTGCGCTTCATCAACTACAGTACTTTGCATCCAAAACACGATATGCAGCATCTGCTAAAAGAAGTGCATAAAGTGATAGAGCAATCCGATGATCCGCATCCCATTATTTGTGGTGTAGGTTTAGGTGGTTTTTGGTCTGAGCGTATTGGTTTCTTATGTGGGATTAAGCAGGTGGTGTTCAACCCGAATCTGCAACCAGAGAACAACATGGTAGGTCGAATTGACCGCCCAGAAGAGTACGAAGACATCGCAACTAAATGTGTTGCTCAATACCGCATGAAAAACAAAGGACGCTGTTTAGTTGTGCTTTCTCGTGAAGATGAAATTCACGATAATACTAAAACAGCTGCCGCGCTAGAAGATTACTACGATGTAATCTGGGATGAGAAAGAGAATCATAAATTCAAAAAAATCTCTCAACATCTTCAAGCAATGAAAGCGTTCAAAAACGCTTAATCAACCTGGATGTTTTATAAAAGCAGCACTCGATGAGCGCTGCTTTTTTACATCTGAACCCAAGAGATTTTGTTTCATAAAACGATTATCGCTGTTTTATCGGTGAGTTTGAGTATTTAAAGATAAGTTTGTACAAACGTTAATTAATTAGTCGCGAATCCTCATTGAGGGTAAGGATTTTTTTGTTGCGGTCATCTGTTTGCTATATATAATGTTCCCAAGAAAAATATTTTGATAAATATCAAAAAAAATAGAGAGCGAGTGAAAAAACTTGCCCATAATTTGTGTTCTATCTCTCAGGTAGGCGCCTTTTTTATCCATGTGAGCAGAGCGACAAACGAATGTTTGTTGTTTGTAACCCCTCTAACTACTCGGTGAGCTGTCGTTATTCTTTTTCGCGGTTATCCAATATGTCACAGCCTTATCAACAAGGCCGAGTAGATATATAGAATTTATCGGTTGGAGTAATCGAACCGGACCCCATTTATTCATTTTGTAGAGGATTGTCATTGTGACAAAAATTATCGTAGTAGGCGGCGGTGCTGGTGGTTTGGAACTAGCAACTAAGCTAGGCCGCACTTTAGGTCGTAAGAAACGTGCCCAGATTACTCTGGTAGACCGTAAAGCAAGCCACCTATGGAAGCCATTACTTCATGAAGTAGCAACTGGCTCACTGGATGAAGGTGTTGATGCATTAAGCTACCGCGCACATGCAAAAAACCATTACTTCGATTTCCAAATGGGCAGCCTGAACGACATCGATCGTGGACGTAAAGTGATTGCACTAAGCGAACTGAAAGATGACCACGGTGAATTGCTGATGCCAAGCCGTGAACTTGAATACGATATTCTTGTGATGGCGCTAGGTTCTACGTCAAACGACTTCAACACTCCAGGCGTACGTGACAACTGTATTTTCCTTGATAGTCCAGAGCAAGCGCACCGTTTCCGTACAGAAATGAACAACCAGTTCTTAAAGCTTCACGCTAAGAACGGTCAAGGTACGGTAGACATCGCGATTGTTGGCGCGGGTGCAACAGGTGTTGAGCTTTCTGCTGAGCTTCACAACGCAGTTAAAGAGCTTCGTACTTACGGCTTCGGCGATCTAGATTCAAGCAAGCTGAATGTTAACCTTGTAGAAGCAGGTGAGCGTATTCTTCCAGCTCTGCCTCCTCGTATTTCAAGTGCAGCACACTCTGAGCTAACGAAGCTTGGTGTGAACGTTCGTACTAATACTATGGTGACTCAAGCGGATTCTGACGGCCTAACAACCAAAGATGGCGATAAGATCCCAGCTCAAATTATGGTGTGGGCAGCTGGTATCAAAGCACCAGACTTCATGAAAGATATCGGTGGTC is a genomic window containing:
- a CDS encoding phosphotransferase, translating into MAIFSWSEAKLLDNSLSSLDGCFSEPPVRAQTLTGGLTNRCWKLVDAEGTAYVWRPITPITKAFFISRHEEYQVLSTIERLGIGPSPKVVNEQGLLVEWIAGETLYEDLELDELLKTLLSVHLVNTARLPLQPFSFTARVDHYWLQLDAVHKTEACTKIYQEWRVAPSITNVDLSLCHFDLGGYNLVRNSDGIKIIDWEYAALADPRLDLTLTIAVAGVPVKEAVNKYCQLRGIHDVQPWLDGVEAWLPRSQMMAMLWYLLAHQLWGDESYLREAEALSDTLCS
- a CDS encoding alpha/beta hydrolase, producing the protein MIIYLHGFDSTSPGNHEKILQLQFIDDDVRFINYSTLHPKHDMQHLLKEVHKVIEQSDDPHPIICGVGLGGFWSERIGFLCGIKQVVFNPNLQPENNMVGRIDRPEEYEDIATKCVAQYRMKNKGRCLVVLSREDEIHDNTKTAAALEDYYDVIWDEKENHKFKKISQHLQAMKAFKNA
- a CDS encoding NAD(P)/FAD-dependent oxidoreductase, with product MTKIIVVGGGAGGLELATKLGRTLGRKKRAQITLVDRKASHLWKPLLHEVATGSLDEGVDALSYRAHAKNHYFDFQMGSLNDIDRGRKVIALSELKDDHGELLMPSRELEYDILVMALGSTSNDFNTPGVRDNCIFLDSPEQAHRFRTEMNNQFLKLHAKNGQGTVDIAIVGAGATGVELSAELHNAVKELRTYGFGDLDSSKLNVNLVEAGERILPALPPRISSAAHSELTKLGVNVRTNTMVTQADSDGLTTKDGDKIPAQIMVWAAGIKAPDFMKDIGGLETNRINQLVVKNTLQTTLDDNIFAIGDLAQCTQADGSFVPPRAQAAHQMASCAFSNIIAKLNGRDLKDYIYKDKGSLVSLSRFSTVGSLMGNLTKGSMMVEGRIARVVYISLYRMHQMALHGLIKTSLMMLVGRINRVLRPNLKLH
- the lpoB gene encoding penicillin-binding protein activator LpoB, yielding MKKSVIALLGLAVILGGCSNKVSYGDAQAVETTTIDFGSTDLQTIAGEMVDSMMASGSVSYITREQRPIVFVERIKNKTSEHIDTESITDTISTKMLNSGKFRFVDMDRVESVRDQLNFQNNDELVNQSSAIQFGKMVGAQYMLYGNLSSIVKKAGSDEDVYYKMTMRLMDLESGLIEWADETEIRKQQSKSLLGL